The sequence GCGCCGGTCACGATGACGACCTGTCCCTGGAATCTCATCGGAGCGGGGTCCGCGAGCCCGGCTCGCACCGAGGGTGGCCTGCCCGAGGTGCCCGGGGCTTCATCGAAGGATTCGCTCCCCGGTGGCGGTGTCGAAGAAGACCAGCTTGTCGGGACGGAAGACGAAGCGCCGGCGGTCGCCCACGACCACCCGCTCCTCGGCGTCCACCTTGGCCACGATCGGGGCCGGGCCGCCGTAGTCCAGGAAGACGAGGGTCTCGTCGCCCATCGGCTCGATGAGGTTGACCGCCGCCGGCCAGCCCTCGCCGTCCGGGGCGAGCCGCACGTGCTCGGGCCGAACGCCCAGCGTGACGGCGCCGGCGCGGGCGCCGTTGCGGCGGCCGAGATCCAGGCTCCCGCCGGGGGCCTGGAAGCGTACGTTCTCGCCGTGCTCGGCCACGGCGCCGTCGATGAAGTTCATGGCCGGCACGCCGAAGAAGCCGGCCACGAACCGGTTCGCGGGGTCGCCGTAGACCGTCAGCGGCGGCCCCACCTGCTGCACCAGGCCGCGGTCCATGACCACGATGCGATCGGCCATGGTCATCGCCTCGGCCTGATCGTGGGTCACGTAGACGAACGTCGTGCCCAGCGAGCCGTGCAGGCGCTTGAGCTCGGTGCGCATCTCCACGCGCAGCTTCGCGTCGAGGCTGGACAGCGGCTCGTCCATGAGGAACACGGAGGGCTTGGTCACGATCGTGCGGGCCAGCGCCACCCGCTGGGCCTCGCCTCCCGAGCACTGGGCCGGCTTCTTGCCGAGCAGCGCGGTGATGTGCATGGCGGCGGCGGCGTCCCCGACCCGCCGGCGGACCTCGGCTTCCGGCGTACGCTTGACGCGCAGGCCGAAGGCGATGTTCTCGAACACCGTCATGTGGGGGAAGAGCGCCAGGTCCTGGAACACCATGCCCAGGTCCCGCTCGCCAGGCTCCACGTCGTTGACCACGCGATCGCCGATGATGACCTCGCCGGTGGTCGGCGTCTCCAGGCCCGAGATCATGTTGAGGGTCGTGGTCTTGCCGCAGCCCGAGGGCCCGACGAACACCAGGAACTCGCCGTCGCGCACGTCCAGGTTCACGCCGGCGACGGCGGTGACGCCGCCGAAGGTCTTGACCAGGTTCCGGAGCAGGATGCGACTCACCGGCGGATCATCCCGAAGCTGAACCCCTTGACCAGGTGCTTCTGGATCAGGATGCCCAGCACGACGACGGGCACGGTGATGACCGTGCCGATGGCGGCCTGGGGACCGTAGAGCCGGCCCTCCACGGCGCTCTGGAACTTGTTGAGCAGCACCGGCAGCGTGGTGACCCTCGGGTGGGTCAGCGTGAGGGCCAGCAAGAACTCGCTCCAGTTGAGGATGAAGATGAAGAGGAACGTCACCACCATGCCCGAGGCCACCAGCGGCAGCACCACGCGGCGGATCGTGGTGAGGCGTCCGGCGCCCATCAAGCGGGCGGCATGCTCCAGCGTGTAGGGGACCTCGTCGATGAAGCTCAGCATCATCCAGATCACGAAGGGCAACGTCGTGGCCGTGTAGAGGAGACCGAGCCCCAGGTAGGTGTCGATGAGGGTCAGGCGAGTGCCGAAGAGCAGGGTCGTCGTGTGGGGGATCATGATGGCGTAGTAGATCAGGATGGGAATGGCGATCACGATGGGCGGCACCATGCGGATGGTGAGGATCAGGTAGCGGAAGTTCCTCCCGCCCACGCTGAAGCGCGACACCGAGTAGGCCAGGAAGGTTCCCAGCAGGAGCGAGACGAGCGAGCTGGCCGTGCACACGATGAACGAGTCGGCCATGGCGCCCCAGATGGCGAAGACCTGGTCGGAGGCCGAGCGGGCCAGGTCCCGGCCCATCTCGCTGAAGGCGAAGATCTGCCGGTAGCTGTACAGGGTCGGCTCGTAGGGCAGCCAGTGGGGCGGCCACGCCACCCACTCCCACGACTCCTTGAAGGACGTGGACACCATCCAGAAGATGGGGAACAGCACGAAGGCCGACCAGGCGAGCAGGAGCCCGTGGCGGACGCAGGGGAACAGCCGGCGCCGTCCGCGGCCGGGCGGCCGGCGCACCGCCCCGGGGGCGGCGGTCACGCTCACGTCTGGCGCTCCCGGAGGACGGCGCTCCGCTGCCGCACCAGCAGGTAGATGCCGGCGTAGATCAGGACGGCGAACATCAGCAGCAGGAGCATCGAGGCCGCGGCGCCGAAGCTGAACTTGTTGAACTGCCATACCTGGCGCCACAGGTAGAAGGCCACGGTCTGCGTGGAGTTGCCGGGGCCGCCGAAGGTGAGCAGGACCGACTGGTCGAAGATCTTCAGCGCCTCCATGGCGCGGATGACCACGGCGATCACGATCACTGGCTTGAGCAACGGCAACTGCACCCGCCGGAAGATCTGCCAGCGGCTGGCTCCCATCACGCGAGCGGCGTTCACCAGCTGCTGGGGCAAGGCGGAGAAACCCGAGAGGAAGATGAGGAAGGTGAGCGACGTCCACTGCCAGACGTCGGCCAGGATGATCGCCCACTGCGCG comes from Candidatus Methylomirabilota bacterium and encodes:
- a CDS encoding ABC transporter ATP-binding protein — its product is MSRILLRNLVKTFGGVTAVAGVNLDVRDGEFLVFVGPSGCGKTTTLNMISGLETPTTGEVIIGDRVVNDVEPGERDLGMVFQDLALFPHMTVFENIAFGLRVKRTPEAEVRRRVGDAAAAMHITALLGKKPAQCSGGEAQRVALARTIVTKPSVFLMDEPLSSLDAKLRVEMRTELKRLHGSLGTTFVYVTHDQAEAMTMADRIVVMDRGLVQQVGPPLTVYGDPANRFVAGFFGVPAMNFIDGAVAEHGENVRFQAPGGSLDLGRRNGARAGAVTLGVRPEHVRLAPDGEGWPAAVNLIEPMGDETLVFLDYGGPAPIVAKVDAEERVVVGDRRRFVFRPDKLVFFDTATGERILR
- a CDS encoding carbohydrate ABC transporter permease, with amino-acid sequence MSVTAAPGAVRRPPGRGRRRLFPCVRHGLLLAWSAFVLFPIFWMVSTSFKESWEWVAWPPHWLPYEPTLYSYRQIFAFSEMGRDLARSASDQVFAIWGAMADSFIVCTASSLVSLLLGTFLAYSVSRFSVGGRNFRYLILTIRMVPPIVIAIPILIYYAIMIPHTTTLLFGTRLTLIDTYLGLGLLYTATTLPFVIWMMLSFIDEVPYTLEHAARLMGAGRLTTIRRVVLPLVASGMVVTFLFIFILNWSEFLLALTLTHPRVTTLPVLLNKFQSAVEGRLYGPQAAIGTVITVPVVVLGILIQKHLVKGFSFGMIRR